In a genomic window of Nitrospirota bacterium:
- a CDS encoding right-handed parallel beta-helix repeat-containing protein, whose amino-acid sequence MKPDVVGAGKYCAVLLLVFLCAVALPPGVDAKTLYVNGAVGNDAVTYASNAENSPWRTIGRAAWGSASYVVPNGSQAAQAGDTVLIAAGTYWEGGSTGGDRFTVSLNPANSGTPGSPITFRGDGTVHIRLLATYRGAMIGCASRDYIVWDHFVIDDYYGGSKEDTGPVVFYLSHHCELINSEVIAHRGSYYHDYPIFDANYRGVSLEPAYFTTIRNNRIHGFTGASGGIMAYDSDDSLIEHNEVYNSKICIYLKGMHAGRTMARNVIRRNYVHDCNRGIQTESAQDTLISQNLVVNSSQSGFYAGALGGPTRSRFINNTVYGSVEGSVSMVATYMRDVEFLNNIFVNAPAAYSSWNVDNPGLHSFSADRNLYYNHPRHADYTGGPVSFSRMQRTYGKDVNSIDGSDPLFVNVSVGNFRLQRGSPAITLGRDVLDLNNNGSTLDAIPAGAYITGSEAIGLLPQPPVQR is encoded by the coding sequence ATGAAGCCGGATGTCGTAGGAGCTGGAAAGTATTGTGCTGTTCTTTTACTTGTGTTTCTGTGTGCGGTTGCACTTCCGCCCGGTGTTGACGCAAAAACGCTCTACGTGAATGGCGCCGTTGGCAATGATGCCGTGACCTATGCCAGTAACGCTGAAAATTCACCCTGGCGCACTATCGGGCGAGCAGCATGGGGGAGTGCGAGTTATGTTGTTCCTAATGGGAGTCAAGCGGCCCAAGCTGGTGATACTGTATTGATTGCGGCAGGGACCTACTGGGAAGGCGGGAGTACGGGAGGCGATCGTTTTACGGTGTCGCTCAATCCCGCTAATAGTGGGACGCCCGGGAGTCCCATCACGTTTCGCGGAGACGGGACAGTACATATCAGGCTCCTGGCGACATATCGCGGAGCCATGATTGGGTGTGCATCCCGTGACTACATAGTCTGGGATCATTTTGTGATCGATGACTACTACGGCGGTAGTAAGGAAGATACTGGGCCGGTGGTATTTTACCTCTCACATCATTGCGAACTCATCAATAGTGAGGTGATTGCACATCGCGGTTCCTACTACCACGATTATCCAATATTTGATGCGAACTATCGGGGCGTTAGTCTTGAGCCTGCCTATTTTACAACGATTCGGAATAATCGAATTCACGGCTTTACGGGAGCGTCCGGAGGTATCATGGCCTATGATAGCGATGATAGCCTCATTGAGCACAATGAAGTCTATAACTCAAAGATCTGTATTTATCTTAAGGGCATGCATGCTGGTCGTACAATGGCTCGCAATGTCATTCGACGTAATTATGTTCACGATTGCAATCGAGGCATCCAAACTGAGAGCGCACAGGATACGCTCATATCCCAGAATCTGGTTGTGAATAGCTCTCAATCAGGGTTCTATGCAGGGGCGTTGGGGGGGCCTACGCGTTCCCGGTTTATCAATAATACAGTCTATGGAAGTGTAGAGGGCAGCGTATCGATGGTCGCAACCTACATGAGGGATGTTGAGTTTCTGAACAACATTTTCGTTAATGCACCTGCCGCTTATTCTAGTTGGAATGTGGATAACCCTGGTCTTCATTCGTTTAGTGCCGACCGAAATTTATATTACAACCACCCTCGTCATGCCGATTACACGGGTGGGCCCGTTTCTTTCTCCCGAATGCAGCGCACCTACGGGAAAGATGTCAACTCGATTGATGGCAGCGATCCGCTGTTTGTCAATGTCTCGGTCGGCAACTTTCGGCTACAGAGGGGTTCTCCTGCGATCACCCTGGGCCGTGATGTATTGGATCTGAATAACAACGGGAGCACTCTCGATGCAATCCCGGCCGGTGCGTACATCACGGGGTCCGAGGCCATCGGTCTCCTTCCACAACCTCCGGTTCAGCGATGA
- a CDS encoding class I SAM-dependent methyltransferase: MSTSSPYYRGSRVEVAKFLPEQYVKVLEVGCGEGGFHNNLLQDSEHWGIEPVHAACCIARGKLHRVIEASYLEAFGQLPDKYFDIVICNDVIEHMVDHDEFFRTIKQKIKEDACLVGSIPNVRYIGNLAKLLFNGDWKYEGEGVLDRTHLRFFTQKSLIRLFRENGFAIEAFAGINEVEPGLASPRKFLKYVLTFIFGRDTRFLQFGFRIRYMGPSDK, translated from the coding sequence ATGAGTACATCGTCGCCTTATTACAGAGGCTCTAGAGTAGAAGTAGCGAAATTTTTGCCGGAGCAATACGTAAAGGTCTTAGAGGTAGGATGTGGCGAAGGTGGCTTCCATAATAACTTACTGCAAGATAGTGAGCATTGGGGCATTGAGCCAGTTCACGCTGCATGCTGTATCGCCCGCGGTAAGTTACATAGGGTAATTGAGGCATCCTATCTAGAGGCTTTCGGCCAGCTCCCAGATAAGTATTTCGACATAGTCATATGCAACGATGTCATCGAGCACATGGTCGATCATGACGAGTTTTTTCGCACGATCAAACAGAAAATTAAGGAAGACGCCTGTCTCGTTGGCTCAATCCCAAATGTAAGGTATATAGGTAATTTAGCTAAATTACTGTTCAATGGAGATTGGAAGTATGAAGGCGAGGGAGTTCTTGATCGGACCCACCTCAGGTTCTTCACTCAAAAAAGCCTTATAAGATTATTCCGTGAAAATGGATTTGCAATTGAAGCGTTTGCTGGAATTAACGAGGTGGAGCCAGGACTGGCGTCGCCCCGAAAGTTTCTGAAGTACGTGTTAACTTTTATTTTTGGGCGAGACACTCGATTTCTGCAGTTCGGCTTTCGTATTAGATACATGGGGCCATCCGATAAATAG
- a CDS encoding SGNH/GDSL hydrolase family protein: MQPAIDRPSIRREWAIRLLLISVSCVVAVVFAEATVRVFFPISDGLENVTLDGKPIKGFFDPGSVYRQVANEYDALTTITDKGHRVPGVEGNPDTVFIGDSFTYGFGLNDEETFALIYCKQQRRECVNLGIPGSGTLRQVEKLEAFIEKWHWKPKEVKLFFFGMSGSFSAGNDFVDNYDRYIREHSSQAEVEQRVRDGTPRGGEPLGLTERLINLQGAILEHSTLMRLAKYHWGPMLKSLFVVDPGNERMALALAATRESLSKLDELSRRIGFDYSIYLLVPVQDIIRGTYGETLATLNGVAPKPVIATAQLFLDSPKDYYFAFDGHFNAKGSKRIAEFLILNDH, from the coding sequence TTGCAACCCGCCATTGACAGACCTAGCATTCGCAGAGAATGGGCGATACGCCTCCTGCTGATTTCCGTATCCTGCGTGGTTGCTGTGGTATTTGCCGAAGCGACGGTGCGAGTTTTCTTTCCGATCTCTGATGGACTTGAGAACGTCACGCTTGATGGGAAACCGATCAAGGGCTTCTTTGATCCTGGCAGTGTGTACCGACAGGTTGCTAATGAGTATGACGCACTCACGACCATTACGGATAAAGGACATCGAGTGCCAGGAGTTGAGGGGAATCCAGACACCGTATTCATTGGTGACTCCTTTACGTATGGGTTCGGTCTCAATGATGAAGAGACCTTTGCCTTAATTTACTGCAAGCAACAGCGCCGTGAGTGTGTGAACCTCGGTATACCCGGTAGTGGCACATTGAGGCAGGTTGAAAAGCTTGAGGCTTTCATAGAAAAATGGCACTGGAAGCCAAAAGAGGTGAAGCTGTTTTTTTTCGGCATGAGCGGTAGTTTTTCCGCTGGTAACGATTTTGTCGACAACTACGATCGGTATATACGGGAGCATTCGAGTCAAGCCGAGGTCGAGCAGAGAGTGCGAGATGGAACTCCAAGGGGAGGAGAGCCGCTTGGACTCACCGAACGCCTGATCAACTTGCAAGGTGCTATTCTGGAGCACTCAACCTTAATGCGTCTTGCTAAGTATCACTGGGGGCCGATGCTCAAGAGCCTTTTTGTGGTAGATCCCGGTAACGAACGCATGGCGTTGGCTTTAGCGGCGACCAGGGAGAGCCTCTCCAAGCTAGACGAGTTAAGCCGCCGAATTGGTTTTGACTATAGTATTTATCTTTTGGTCCCGGTGCAGGATATTATTCGAGGTACGTACGGAGAAACGTTGGCGACACTCAATGGAGTTGCACCAAAACCTGTTATAGCTACGGCACAGTTGTTCCTCGACTCACCTAAGGATTATTACTTTGCGTTCGATGGGCATTTTAACGCGAAGGGCAGTAAACGTATCGCAGAGTTCTTGATATTGAATGACCACTGA
- a CDS encoding GDSL-type esterase/lipase family protein, translating to MGNPLPRRSLQAFSLVLLIASTSLSVAVAEGIARFFIQLPQERIYPQVRYQAHAVRGFTLRPNQVAYTKDQAATIDTLGFRTSSMPVTTGMASFRILALGDSFTFGYGVADHETWPSVLERRLGSTFQVINAGTTSYSVFHELDLLKEKGLGLKPRVVIHGLYWNDHMMNHPPRPTDPPLLTADGHFAWDGDDNPASDAPWLRAVRWLRNHSVLANSALTQARRYFTPPDSGVHLYDVEYQKFLAGQLVPEAWQAVDDFYRDIKQLGEESGFNVYVVIFPVRDIIAMPDPANHVYPRFIRELLDRHGIPYFDGFALWQQAHLGVDLFLPYDEHLTAEGYRIISDGVAANLCSGALRERFREPLPC from the coding sequence ATGGGTAATCCCTTGCCGCGACGGTCTTTACAGGCATTTAGTTTGGTATTATTGATCGCCTCCACTTCTCTGTCAGTGGCTGTGGCCGAAGGCATCGCTCGTTTTTTCATTCAGTTACCTCAAGAGAGAATTTATCCGCAAGTCCGCTATCAGGCGCATGCGGTGCGTGGATTTACATTGCGTCCGAACCAAGTGGCCTATACTAAAGATCAGGCGGCAACTATAGACACGCTTGGTTTTCGCACGAGCAGTATGCCTGTGACCACTGGCATGGCATCGTTCCGGATTCTTGCCCTCGGTGATTCTTTTACGTTCGGTTATGGAGTGGCCGACCATGAAACATGGCCGTCTGTGCTTGAGCGACGACTTGGCTCAACATTTCAGGTCATTAATGCAGGGACAACCAGTTACAGCGTGTTTCATGAGCTCGATCTTCTGAAAGAGAAGGGGCTAGGGCTGAAGCCTCGAGTGGTCATTCATGGGCTGTACTGGAATGATCATATGATGAACCATCCACCTCGCCCAACCGATCCCCCACTCTTAACTGCCGATGGACATTTTGCTTGGGATGGAGATGATAATCCGGCAAGCGACGCTCCCTGGCTTCGTGCAGTTCGCTGGCTGAGGAATCATTCTGTGCTTGCCAATTCTGCGCTGACACAGGCCCGTCGCTATTTCACCCCGCCAGATTCTGGCGTTCATCTATACGATGTTGAATATCAAAAATTCTTAGCGGGGCAGTTAGTGCCGGAAGCGTGGCAAGCTGTCGATGATTTCTATCGGGATATAAAACAGTTGGGTGAAGAGTCTGGATTTAATGTCTACGTGGTCATTTTCCCGGTCCGTGATATCATCGCGATGCCGGACCCCGCCAACCATGTGTATCCTCGATTCATTCGTGAACTGCTGGATCGGCATGGCATTCCATACTTCGATGGTTTTGCTCTCTGGCAACAGGCACACCTAGGAGTAGATCTATTCCTCCCGTACGACGAACACCTTACGGCCGAAGGGTATCGCATCATTTCGGATGGAGTCGCAGCTAATTTATGTTCGGGTGCGTTACGGGAACGATTTCGGGAACCGTTGCCATGCTGA
- a CDS encoding DUF5989 family protein, protein MGEFVLELWAFMKERKKFWLLPIIMVLLLLGALIVLTQGSAVAPFIYTLF, encoded by the coding sequence ATGGGCGAGTTTGTGTTAGAGTTGTGGGCCTTCATGAAAGAGCGAAAGAAGTTCTGGTTGCTTCCGATCATTATGGTGCTGCTTCTTTTAGGCGCATTGATCGTTCTCACCCAGGGCTCTGCTGTCGCCCCATTCATCTATACCCTGTTCTAA
- a CDS encoding SxtJ family membrane protein, whose product MIQQDNTKELRIFGLMVGGIFSIIGLWPIFVRGDSPRIWAVSVGGVLVGLGLALPSSLKHIHRIWMKIGHVLGFVNTRIILGVIYYGLITPMGVIMRLSGKDPMHRVLVPDADTYRVIRPPRSRFHMKNQF is encoded by the coding sequence ATGATCCAGCAAGATAATACTAAAGAGCTTCGTATATTTGGACTAATGGTCGGAGGAATTTTCTCGATCATCGGATTGTGGCCAATCTTTGTCAGAGGAGATTCTCCAAGGATATGGGCGGTATCCGTCGGGGGGGTACTTGTCGGACTTGGGCTGGCTCTTCCGTCGAGTCTTAAGCACATCCATCGTATCTGGATGAAAATCGGGCATGTCCTTGGGTTTGTCAACACCAGGATCATTTTGGGAGTGATCTACTATGGGCTGATTACTCCCATGGGCGTGATCATGCGACTTTCCGGGAAGGATCCCATGCACCGGGTGCTAGTACCAGATGCCGATACCTATCGAGTAATACGTCCACCACGGTCTCGGTTTCACATGAAGAATCAGTTTTAG